The following nucleotide sequence is from Aedes aegypti strain LVP_AGWG chromosome 3, AaegL5.0 Primary Assembly, whole genome shotgun sequence.
CATTTAATAAGTATGATTTTCAGCTAAATGCCTGGATAAAAATGATTCACAGAAATTTCAATGTGAAACAACTTCAAGAAAAATCATCAGTTCTAGTTAAAACTAATCGATGATCCTCTCCTTCTCGCAGGTAAACGACGTCAACTTCGAAAACATGACCAACGACGAGGCGGTGCGTGTTCTCCGGGAGGTCGTCCAGAAGCCCGGTCCAATCAAACTAGTTGTTGCCAAATGTTGGGATCCGAACCCGAAGGGGTACTTCACGATCCCACGCACCGAACCGGTCCGACCGATCGACCCGGGAGCGTGGGTTGCCCATACGGCTGCCCTCCGATCCCAGGACACCATCAACACCGAACTACCCGAGTCCGTGCTGGAGCGTCTCCACGTGGACATGGACATGAAGGACATCGTACGTGCAATGACCAAACCCGACAGTGGACTGGAAATCCGCGATCGGATGTGGCTGAAAATAACCATCCCCAATGCGTTCATCGGTGCCGATGTGGTCAATTGGATCCTGGAGAACGTGGATGGCATCGGTGACCGGAGGGACGCTCGCAAATATGTATCGCTGATGCTGAGGCGAGGCTACATCAAACACACCGTCAACAAGCTAACCTtctccgagcagtgttattacGTCGTCGGTAACGGCATTCGGCAAGACATCTCCAACATGTCGCTGGACGATACGGAGAGTATGCTCAGCGATATTGCCCCGCTGCCGAACCCACCGATCTACATGACCTACTCGGGCAACTACAACCCATCGCACGGCTACCAGCCGATACAGTACGGGTGCACCGGAGAACGACATCCCTCGTCCGGATCGAGCAGTTCGGACATCTTGACGAGTAAGGACACATCAGCGTCGCAAAGCGACATCGCCGCTGTCATACAGCAGACGAACCAGATGACGATCGCCAACGCGTCCAACAAATCTTCCGGATCCTCGAACCGCGGTAATGAGCAAGATATGTCAGGTACATTGTTTTAAATTCATTCGCTTCCTTCCTCCTTCCTTTCGGGGGCTGGCGGTGGTGGATGCATCTTCCCTTCCATTCGCGGAGATGCAATGCTATTATTGGTACAGGAATGCTATTCCTTGGTAGTGTCGGTAGTGACCAACCGAAATGACCTTGCTTCCTATCTTCCTTCGGTCCTGCATTCATTATTCATTCACACTAGATTAGTAAGCCTTAGCTTTAAGTTGATATTTTAACCCTTTCAGGACGGATGCGTCATATTGACCCAGGTTTTCTATATGGCAGTACAAAATACCACAGTTTCTTCGGAAAACTTATGCCTTCAGTTGTTATCCATACATTTTACTATGTCCACTAACAATACACGTCCAATCATTTCTTATAAGCCAATCAACGTTGAAACCAATTTAATCATATTTGATGCTTagtctgcgcggcgtgtgagtcgagacaaGTCgatctcaccgcgagtgacgtgagacgactaatgttaatcaaatgagagcgtgtcgacaattgtcacctcactcgactcgtctcacctcacacgccgcgcagaataagcccAATTTATAtgcagaggcgtcgcgtccacatgtgcagcatgtgcactgcacaggtgggAACTCGTTCATCCTAGCAAATCTGTACAATATGTACTACTTTCCATTATTAAATTCGAtaattttcttaataaaataaaagttatcCCATTTCAAATATCTCTATCATTGATAGCTTTCAACGGAATTTTCATCTAGCAAAATATCGGTTGTTTAATTTTTGCTATGCCAATCAAACGAAAAAGCTGTTTCGTGCGACGCGCGATCTAAGACCTATTTTTTTCTTCGCGCTCATTGCGATGCATGCTACGCAACACTTAGTTCCACGCTACATATCAAACACGTGCACTCTCATCGGGAAACGCGCTGCCTGCGGATGAGAGAGGTAAATGAGTAAATCAATCTACGGGAGAGATTTCGCTTGCTCTTATTTTGCCCTGGCGCTTGGGGTGTGAAGGTCGGTCAGGTGCAACTTTTCCGATTTTTCAGGCGGCTGacgctaggattttttttcaagcttgGCACTTAGTACTCGCGCTGCTGTTTTCTGTACACTACTGGTTAAAAACCTCGCTTTAACATACAGTATTAGCGCGGTGGTGCTTGCGATGGTCAATCAGATGACAATCTGATAATTAACCCTTCATCATAGCCAGCATCTTGACACTTGTGGTGTGTTTTAAGAGCGAGCATGTTTCATGATGCGTGCGCTCAGTATACGATGCTACCGATCTTTTAATCCTATTACAGCAATCTAGAGTCCAGTTCATTATAAATCGTCACTGATGACTCGCATTATTAGAATTATTTGCatattcaattttacaattttcccATAATGATCACTTatcgttaaaattgaaaatttgttggttGAATTGATAAATGAAACTGAACAACTCGATTAGCATATGAAatcataaatattttgaataaattgaaaGATCAGAagtaaattatatttgaaaacgaCGGTTAGTAACTATTGGTTTATTAACTTAAATACCTTGGGTTCAAAGGTACCTAATAATGACAAACATAAAATAACACTAAATTTGAAGTGCACAGGTTGATAATTAgaccacgcgacgcctctgttTATATGAGATATTCTTGATTTGTTAAATTATCCTCGAGTATCGATTAGATGATGTACTAGATTTACCAAGGCTCTCACTGTTTGCTTTTTAAATGCACATAGGGAGCCTGATCCTATTCTAGGATTGAATTTTACATGGGCTTTAATGGGTAACAAGATCTTATGAAACCAATGATTTGAGAATTTTGAATATATCAGCTAAGGTGTCCGTTACTAGGGATCTCCTCATATCTCCTAACAATTTATTATATTCCAAAACATTTCGGATGAACTAGAACaaaccaaaaatatttttaagcatGTTTTGGTTTTTATAATATGTCTAAATAGAAAAACCTAATTCCATACGAAAAATATATGAAGAAAGAAGTCGTCCTGAAAGGGTTAACGTTATATTCAGTAACTCGATCACAAGCAGAAGGGTCTGATCGTCGTGTGTCGGCTTCGACCAAGCGACGATCACTCCCTTCCGCTTTCCTAACTCTTGCTCACTGACCACACTCACATCCTTCATTTACACCgaatttttatatttctttgtttactttcagTTTTGAGCTATTTATGAGTTGCTTTAAGTTTAATTCTCTTTCtattaattctaaaactcacAAAAAAACACCACAAAACACCCAAAATGCAAACCAATCGAAACTACATACTTACACTACCTATCGTCACCATCATCATCGGTCACCTTCATCATCACACGCGATCATCACGCACACATGTGCACCGCCAACCAAACCGAAACCGCACCGCATATGGTCAACCAAACCAACTTCCTGGGCGCAACTCTGTTGGCTACTAAAACCACCATAAAACCCGGAAACAACCGTTCCCTCATGATGATTTCTGATTGTTTTGTGCGCGGCCCAATTCCCACCAAGGCAGAGTTTAAAACCGGAAGTGGTGGAAGCGGCATCGGAAGCAGCGGAGGACTCATCGTTGGAGGTGGTGGTGGCGTTCGATGTGGAAGTGGCGGTAAGCTGGTCCATCAGTTGACCGGGGGCAGCGCCAACGACGACGAAGGCTACGAGGAGAGCTTGTACTTCCAGCCGACGAGGACCCTACGGAAGGATCAGCAGCAGATCTATCACAACAGTGGCAGCAAGTAGGGGGGTTGAGCGAGGGATGGGGTGCTTAGTTTTTGAGGTAAGTTTGGTGGTTTTGGTGTGGGGACTGGAGGGAATTCAAGGCAGAGAGATGTAGCTACGATTTGGCATCCTAAGATGAAGTTGGAGGTATCCTGAGATCAGTTGACGGGGAAATAATTCGTGAGTCAATTTCGGTTTGCCGTATGactagccgagtggttagagtccgcggctacaaagcaaagccatgctgaaggtgtctgggtttgattctcggtcggtccaggatcttttcgtcatgGAAAGagggtatcatcgtacctgccacacgatatacgaatgggaAAATGTGAACTTTGccaatgaaagctctcaattaataactgtggaagtgctcattgaacactaagctgagtagcaggctctgtgccagtgaggacataatgccGAGAAGAAGAAGTATGCCTTGCTAGAACTGTGATGAGTTCTTGCCATATCTATGGTAAATTTCTTTCATGATTCTTAAGATTTCTTGGATCCTGATTGCTATACTACTAGTATAGTAATTTAATAATAGATTTCTACGAAATATGATGATGAGCTCGTAGCATATTTCTTATAAGAATTGTAGAGATCTTTTGCTTTGACGGATTCCGATAGAATCCCttataattttaagaaaaaatccgTTAAGTGATTGTGCGCAACATTGCTATTTTTTGTAATGGATTACTTTCAAAAACCTGCGTGAATTCcaaaatgcattatttatcGATATtaatcaacttgcatgcaagcttACGATCTTGTATGCAGATTTATGGGGTTTACCCCGTTTgtcataatgccatttggcataatgccgtttggcataacagttgttttggcataatagtcgtttggcataatttgaaaaatgaagATACTGCAGTGGAACAGTTATATGCGGGACCATAAGATGCGTGATAAAATGCCATGTTCCTTTTTTTCGAATGACATGGAATAACTTAGGCGTTGGatacatttttgttaaaaatgccCTGTAATATCCCGGACATAATGACCGCGGAAGTCATGTATGATGTAATTCCTAAAGAGCTTTATTGGATATTggtttctttgaaaaatgaaGATTAGAAGTATATCCTATCAATAACTGACAACGGAATGAACGATCGTGAGCATTTTATCCACACCCTTTTGCTTAACAAACGGCTATTATTCCAAATtatgattatgccaaatggcattatgccaaatagctgttatgccaaacgactgtatgccaacgGGTAGACCCGATTTATGTGCATATTTTACAACAGAAATAAGTTTTTAGGTCCTACAGAGTACGTATCAACGAAGTTTGTGATACTTTCGTAACTAAAAAGGTAGGTACTCTGattatttggaaaactattaTATCTGGTCAAACTGAAGAAACGACGAGTTTCGTATGGCGATTGCAAGCATGTCTAAAAATTCAATTGAATCGATATTAATTTGTGTAATTTCAATCCCACCACAGATATCAGATGTCCATGCTAGAACAAAAACCTTGTGAATCGCGCCAAACAGAGTATTGCGTCAATGagtggtgaatatcagtatcttgaaataCTTCATATTCACCAATGGCATCGTCACAGGAACTTAATGATAACAGCGCCACGACGATGTTGCTACTCATGTTACCACTTGAAATGACCgttaattgtcttacacagttttacaattgGACTCGAACGTCCTATGATCATACTATGTTCATTGAAACAGTTCTCTTGAGACTTTTCTGAATCACAATCCGGACATAAACCGCTTAGTTCTTAAAATATGTGGAGCTATGAAGTTAGTTTTAACAGTTACAAATACACTTACAtacatttttccaggaatctgtATCTGTgaaattcccgaaaaaaaaagactcaaaaaataattccagagaaatttcggtaatttttttataacttggggaaatccctggaaaataaATCTTTAGGAATGTCTTACACTTTGTTTGAAGGTTTCTTCAGTggaatttttatggaaaattatggGCTATTTTTTCAAAGAGCTCCAGGCATCCTTTGGAGAGTTTCCTAAAATATGTAATGATTAATATATGGAAGTGTTACTTGAAGATCTTCTTCAAGTAATTCCGGGAGGGGTTTTTGCTGAAATCGTTCGGCTAACTTATGGAGTATTAAAAAGTGTATATAACTTAAAGGTAAtctaattcaaaaatattgtaggagaTGTGCTAAACATTTTCTAGTATACCTGCACGCAACAATATATACCACAATTTCTGGAGCAATATGGAGCTAGGTCCTTTTCTTGCCACTTTTGATTTACTTCGGCAGCGGTTACTGAGCTAATACTGTGTCACATATACAACATTGGGCAATACATTtgctacttttttgattttccatacaaaatgacaagttccggtttgaataaaattttcacagcacgtAAGACGCAATACAAATTTTAACagtatttttttccaatcacaagttcaaaagaaATATCGTTTTAACTTAGTTTTagtgtttggaaaaaaatatttaaaaatatttgttgaaattcaagCAAAGTCTGGGATGTAAACAATTGATTTAAATTGATCCATATACAATTGAGATCCATCCTATCAAAGTtgctaattttgtatggaaaatagaAAAAGTTGCGAATGATTTGTCCAATATTGTAAGTGCTTCCTATTGCAATgtttcagacgattcggccgagaaaactaTCCTATGTCAAAACAAATCGGAAGTGTCCAAGTAGTTAAGTAAATTTAAAGATAAATTCTGGGATGCTCGTAAGATCGATTATTCGTCATATTTGTGGAGAAACCTTCGAAAATATGTCTATACGAATACAATAATGGATAATCCGCTGTAGAAGTTCCTAGAAGCATCCAataaaaatcgatgaaaataaaaaaaaataattgaaaaactgaagatttttaatataactttctgtatgagtccttggatgaattcctgaaaataatcTAAAAGAAATTACCTAGAGATATTCGAgagaaattttagacaaaatccTGCAAAATTTTTGAGAGATTACACTAACGTTCCTTGCATACTTCCCTAGAGAAAtagaaaatcctgaaagaaattctttgagaatctctagaggaattttgaTAGGAGTCTTCTTTTATCGTCAACTCTTAAAATCTTTGTAATGATTCTTAGTTTATTTCTGAGTGTTTCAATCAGATAATCTGcagaaatccctgtagaaattacTTGCGGAATCAGTAGGAATGTTTTTGTGTAAAGGGGttatcgtatatcgtgtggcagatacgatgatactttataccCAGGGAaaacaaggaaatttccattacgaaaatatcctgaaccgaccggtaATCGAACCCAGTCACCTTCAATATGGCTtggctttgtagccacggatgTTACCACAAGGCTAAGTAAGGCCTCTTTTTCGATAactaaagtgaatcatggaaatgCACAAGTAGTTCTTTACCCTAGATAATTTTACTCACAAACCTCCATCAACTGAAACGAAGGACTTTGCTTCAAGCCTCTTCGAAACTAGGACGCCAAACAAATCAGAACAATGCTCACCAAATTGATAGCCATAACTAACTGGCCATGAATGCCCACCCCTCAAAAACTGTCTCTGTTTTAATCAGCAAACGAAAGAGGGTAAAACGTGCAATGAAGCAAAAAGTTGTCTCAGATTGAAAAAACAAAGAACTCGACACCGAAAGCTGAGAAAAGTTTTCTTTGTGCAAAAATGTGTCTCTGCCTCTTGAGTTTTCCCCCATCCCCCTTCGAGTTTTGGTTCGAGCCTGCCAAAGTTTGTTCAATTGTTGAAGAGTGAAAAACAAATGAAGTCTCCAACTATACTGACAGGCACTATTTCGGCTGCACAATCGGCTAACAAGTGCCATCGAATGCTGCTACATAACTTGTTTCACGCGTTCGACACGAATCAAGAGCAAGAACTCTGCTGAGAGTCGCTTCATCTGCCCCGGTGAATAAAAGTAGCCACTAAACTAAACCGAATCAAACACAAATCGAGCCAATCTGGCTTAATCAACTAGACAGCAGAtaaattagagtttttttttttaatggaatgaTAGTAAACGAAAAAAAGAGTCTATTTTAGTttcctggaaatatttttattttaaacgcAAAATGAACATATTAGAATTTATGTTATATCTCCACACCATTTGCGCTAAACTGAACAAATCACTTCGAAATAACATAAATATATTTAATGTGTATAAGTGCGTCAAGCTTCGGAGAATCCTATACGAGAATTATATCTATTTGTTTTAGCGGAACCATTGTAAATGTGTTTTCTTCATTTTAAATTAGCTATTTATGCAAAGGAAATCGGATTGTGAACTAAGGCAGAAGCAGCGGTAGACGCGAAAAAAAACGCAAACAAACAATAACAGAAAAGTATTAAAACGACGAAATTCGGGCGGCTAGAGGACTCCTCAATACACTTGTTTTGGAATGCTTTTGTTCCAAGCGCCGCGGCCAGCTTTTTTAACGAGGTAATAATCTTACGGAATATGACGTAATCAAAATACAGGAAAAACTATAcagatttatttgttttcaagttCGTTTCGTTGACGTTTCGTTTTTATCGAATTAGCATTAGTAGAGTGCAGAAGCGTAAGGGAATGGTAAGGCAAAACCGTGAAAATATTAGAAAGCTAGCGTATGGTTGGCTTACAAAAACGAATTTATACGAAAGCGGAAAGGAAAATAAGACTACAAGCAGTACAGAAGGCAGAAATCAATTGaacgaaatgaaaaaaaaaagaagtacgACAAACCGTGAACAGGAAATGGAACAAACGAAATTGGAAACTGAACAATGTGTATTTGCTATACAAAGAAAAATGATTAAAAGGATTATTAGTAGATGATGTGAATTCGAAAGCTGGAAGTAATTTAAATAAAGAGAATCGTGAAAGTAATGATGCAATGGCGTTGCTTGTGATTTATCCGAAATTCCTTTTTGTTGTGCGAGAGTGAATCAAATCAAACACTGGTCAGTAAGGCATCTGGCCGCTGACGTGAAGTATTGTTCAAACGCTACAAGAAACGCTAGACATATTGGCAATATTCTAATGCAAGGAAACGGGTAGAGCTCGGCGATATCGTGGAAGACCATAAATGAATTGGCTGCGACTCCTCAAAGGTCGGGACAACTGGATAAGTATCATCCAAggccgacgaagatggagctccaCAATACGCTTCACAATGTGATGCTACGCGGTGATTATCTAGGTATTCAGGTAGGAAGAGCAACGTCACAAGACAATGATAGGCTAAACCTTTATATCTCCTAATAGGTGTATGtatacagggtgtctactacctgaaaaaacaggaattatcagggaattacgatcacaatcagggaaactataaaaaaaaaactacaaattaaactttaacacttcactttttgcaaaaaaaaataaaatactaaaatcacttgtaaggcgagcaaatatctttaaactctaatatgtgttgcttatcttgacagataggcctatttcgtctgcgacttacagacttcttcagtgtcgagtgcacgacagtatttttttgcaaaaagtgaagtgttaaagttcaatttgtagttttaaacatactttaataatccctcccctaaatttaatataaaaaagtgtcagggaaattattttgagggaGTAATTCGTGATAAAATACATTAACGACAAAGGATTTTTGTGTCAAAACAATAGGAGCAATAAACCATACAAGAAGGAtaagcgagaacaaagggaacaccagcgacattattcttctatggtttattatttctacTGTCAAAACCCAGAGCTACCATTATTTCCTAGAAAATTCTCTTCAATCGAGAAAAAAATTGGGCTGCGCCGCTATTTCAGCTGTTCAGTGAGGATCCTTccgagtatgaaattttatcgacttacCATAACATAATTGATGTTTTAAATATCTCTATACTTATTCGGTGCAAGAATAATATATCTAGGACTGGTAGCAAGTTTCTTTTTTAAAAACCATTTTTATGTAGGTTTCTCCAGATGTTTTATTTGGAATACTACCACGAATGTAAAaagggttttctccagaaattctttaaaaaaatcatctacGAATTCTTTCAGTAGTTTTTCTAAGTATGCTTACAGTACAGAATTTGTTTCAGGAAATCCATGAGCACCTCAACGTTACTAGCTCCAATAATTACTACCAGAGATTACTtcgaacaattttccaaagacgatcattcctacactattttttttagatttcgtccaagagttccttcacaaAAAAACCTGCGAGATATTCAgagactcattttttttttctaattatctTGATCAACAATCttgaaaatcttctaaaacttcttcaagaGTGAGCCCTTTTAGTAATCCTTATTCATCAATGGTGACTTAAGATCATACACAAGTTTTAACAGAAGCTACCTTAAGATTTGCTTTaggaaatcgatttttttaaattcttagttttctagaaaattttgaTTCGCATTTCCTTGGAGAAACGCATgaaaaactcttggaagaatgcttgaatgaaaatttgaaatctttCTTGAGATATCTTTtagaattattggaggaattcccaaagaaCTCTTAGGTgcaatctctggagcaattccaGAAGGTATCCTTAGAGTAATTTATAGTTAAAATCTTAAAGACAATCTAGTtggaaatcctgagaaatccttggagacatcTAGAAAAGTTGCTGGATGTATATTCCAACATGTTTTGAACAGGATTGAAGGATCGAATGTCCTAGAGGACTAagggatttcttgaaaaatatctgaaataatatatgaagCAATTCTTGGTGGAAGTCCTGAAGTATTTTTGTggcattttttggaaaaatgctggtttcattttgagaaaaactaaatttttggaggatttcctatgaaaattcttgaagagttttcatgggaaataatcattgaatgaatatctgaagaaaaatgaaaatctcTTATGTAAAGATATCTGTCCATCCATCTAACATGAAGAAATTATTTGTTGTAATTTCACGAAAAATTGCCGGAACAAGTTTTAGAAATATTCTCAGAGAAACGTCTGGCTTGATCACACTTTTTACTCTTGGTTCCTatttagggccgatttcttcaccatggCTTAAGCGGTAAACCACGCTTACCCATatagttaaactaggtttaaggcctaagcggtggtgaagaaattgGCCCTTAGTCTCTTTTTTCAGAAAAGAGGTTTCTACatttcctattttcaagacactcaGACACCACGTTTTGAACGttttcgaatgaaattcaacaattctcgaagacttattcaaacagactcaagtcagaaaaattaacaaacttactttatcaatcctacgtgtttcgcagacgaaattctacagtaggccgtcccttatttttcgaaaaagcgaaatgttataagttcgtcattgtaaagtgctcgttttggtaagaaaaaaatctggtaaaaatttgaagtctgttcgtactcatgctgcgtgcactagagcagcgagcttgattttgcgcacggggCCATTTACTCTtaataccttcagggccgttgggggaccacttagcgacCACATACGGATTTCACatttttacctgtttttttCTCACCAAAAACCCAAAACTtaacaatgacgaacttataacatttcgcattttcgaaaaataagggacggcctattctacacgttccgctctaaaccaactcgatttttcacttttagaacgtttaatttcctgatttacaaaacgacgaagtaagattctccactttcaCAATCTAActactactttcgccgctccgttttTTGGGAGACAAAATggcttaaccacgaatcaaaactaaacactacttgagtcggttttacactggtacaaaaacgtcgtaagtaactgattgaaacggcttatcattttgtcatacaatttttgtgggaaatgataggaactacctagtgttttaccgcgagctgattgcatgcaaaatttaagcgatacacacggtaaaaaaaaaatgttaaaaaggggattcattttaaaacagttttagaagaaaggttgtgattctccttaattaactttctcaaaaccgtatgaaggttacttacgtcgatttgaaaaagtgatcaaGAATTGATAATTTATCTAAATCACGAATAATCTCTATCACGAATTTGTGACAATGTgagacgagggggagggaggggtcctagctagtggacgtagcattttgaatcacgtcGGTAAAATGAAGGGAGCAGAAAAACATGGCatgcaattattttttatcaaacttctttctttgtttgacttataaagtaGGGTTATAAAATTCATAGGACATTCATAGGACAAATAAAGTAGAGTTATAAAATTCATaggacaaaattgaaaaaaatctaaaaaaaaattaatttaaattatttaaaatccttaaaataattatgTAAATATTCTATTCATgtcttcaaaaaataatttataaataaacaaattaaaagtttaataaattaattaaaaatcaatgctttaacgacttggaaaacattgttttaattttattcatattttctgttagagcttatttcttaa
It contains:
- the LOC5570297 gene encoding segment polarity protein dishevelled isoform X3, with product MYAMDDKNSSGSGGGGSGTGSLGETKVIYHIDDETTPYLVKIPLPSSQVTLKDFKMVLNKQNINYKYFFKSMDADFGVVKEEIADDSTILPCFNGKVVSWLVTADGSNQSDCSELQPTEMIDGRPTLAQLRTMNKPMNNMMSIPMNPLTYQSASVVSSDLDSTSLFETESEITLDRDMTECSSVQRLQVRKKPQRRKKRAPSMSRTSSYSSITDSTMSLNIITVQINMDTVNFLGISIVGQSNRGGDGGIYVGSIMKGGAVALDGRIEPGDMILQVNDVNFENMTNDEAVRVLREVVQKPGPIKLVVAKCWDPNPKGYFTIPRTEPVRPIDPGAWVAHTAALRSQDTINTELPESVLERLHVDMDMKDIVRAMTKPDSGLEIRDRMWLKITIPNAFIGADVVNWILENVDGIGDRRDARKYVSLMLRRGYIKHTVNKLTFSEQCYYVVGNGIRQDISNMSLDDTESMLSDIAPLPNPPIYMTYSGNYNPSHGYQPIQYGCTGERHPSSGSSSSDILTSKDTSASQSDIAAVIQQTNQMTIANASNKSSGSSNRGNEQDMSVLSYL